In Nitrosomonas ureae, the sequence TAAATAAAAGGCAAAAGATTATGCCAGCCCTGTGTAATAGCTGCCCATTTACGTTCTCCTAAAATCTCTCCGGTATAAGGATTCAAGAAAACTTCATCATTAGGTAAATCGATAGACTCACCCGTCACGGGATCAATGGCACCTTCCAGAAAAAATAGGGCAGATTTGCCGGGGTGATGGTTCAAACTGATGTAATTTACCCATGCATCGGGATAGTGAACTTTCACCCGCTCTTGCAAAACAAAGGGATTTAAAGGTTGTACATCCGACGATGGAGCTTGGATTTGCATTAACCGAGGATTTAACACGGCATCAAGCTCGTGATACCAAGCTAATATTGCTCCCGTCAGCCCGGCAATCAGCAGAAAAATCGCCATGATCAAACCCACATAACGATGGATCAGGGAAATAAATCTACGCAAGATTTCTCCTAGCTATTTTGTATTATTTCACAAGGAAAATATTTCCAAAGCTATCTGTTTAACCATTAATTTAGTATCTTTCCAGAATAATCATAAAGATTGCATCTGCAGAATCTATCCGGGCACTTTATGCATAAGCTTCTGATAAGATATTTCTTTTAAAATAGCACAAGCGGTCGGTATCAAAAATAAAGTAACCAAAAACGAGAACAATATGCCAAATGCAAGGGTGACTGCCATCGGCATTATCTTTTCCGCATCTGAGCTTTGCGCATTAATCAGCGGCAACAACCCCGCAAAAGTAGTCGTAGTCATGAGAAACACCGCGCGAAAACGTGCTTTGCCGGCAGAGATCACAGCGCCATAAGCGGATGTATCCTTTTGTGAAACCTCATTGATTTTTGCAACCAATATCAAACTATCATTGATAACTATTCCTCCAACCGCAAACAACGCGACATAAGATTCCAACGATAGCGGTATATTTAAAAGCAAATGGCCCAAAACTGCGCCGATGAAACCGAATGGAATTGCCAGCATGATTATTAGCGGCTGTGCATAAGAGCGCAACGGCACCGCCAGAATTGCATAAATTCCGAGTATTGCTAATGCGCCGTAACCCCACAACGCTGACATCGTTTCTTCTTGCTTCTGCCGGGATTGACCTGGTTCAATTTTAAGTCCTGGGTATTGTGCTTCCAGCTTGGGAATCTCATTCGTACGCAAATCAGCAAGAATAGCTTCAACACTCACTTTCTCTTTATATACTTCTGCGTTAATGCGTTGTATTCGCTCACGATTCTCACGGGTGATACTAACAAAACCCGGCGTGTATTCCGCCTCTGCAACAGTAAAAAACGGAACGGTATTCCCATTAACCAGTTTTATCGGCATGCGATTCAAATCTTCCCGAGAACGACGATGCTCCGAAGGAAAGCGCAGCATAACCCGAACTTCATCGCGATCAAGAAAAAATCGTTGTACCTCAAGCCCCAGAAAACCGTTACGCACCTGCTCCCCCAGATCTCTCATGGTTAAGCCGTGAAGTGCAGCTTCAGGTTTTAGTCTGAGATTCAATTCAGGCTTTCCGTTTTGCATAGAACCCGTTACACTATGAACCCCGGCATAGGAAGAAAGTCTGGCTTTCAGTATCTCACTAGCAGCACTTTGGGTTGCAGTATCTGGAGCAATCAATTTTAACTCAATTGCACTTGCCGACCGAGTTGCAGGCATTCCAAGATTCCGTGGCCAGAAAGTCTGTATCGTTAAAGTTCCATCAGCCGCAGGTTCGCCAAAACGCTCCTGCCATTTTTGTTTGATACTATCCATCCGAGAACGAATACGCTCATCAATAGCTATTTCAATATCTACATAACCGGCATTGTCATTAATCACTGTCACGATATGCTGAAAACTGTCTTTCAAGGGAGTCGTCGCATCGATTCCAAGCTCCGCGTTTAATTCAAGCCGGATTTCATTGGCTATTTGTTCCAGCCGCATCATTTCATGATTGACCACTTCAAACGGAGTGCCCGGTACCAGCTCAAGAACCGCGAATATGTAATAATCGTTTACCGGCATATCCATAACGCTCTGAACACGTCCGGAAGAAACCAGCGCAACAGCAATCAACAGAACAATGGCGAATGCTGATAATGTGATGTAGCGAAAACGCAACAGGATTTCAAGGGTCGGAATATATAGACTGTTAATTAACCAGTACAATCCTGCATCAACTTTTCTTTGGAGCGCGTTAAAAAAAGTTCTCAAATCAGTCTGAGCGTGCCCGGCAGCCGGGTTATGGTATGCCGCCAAATGAGAAGGCAGTATCAGTAACGCTTCCAACAAAGAAAACATCAGCGTTAAAATAACTACGGCTGATACGTTATACATCAAATGACCACTCAGCCCGGGCAGAAAAATACCCGGGATAAAAGCAATCATCGTCGACAACACCATAATGATAACCAAGGGAGCAACCTCCAAGGTTCCATTGATCGCCGCAGTTAAACCGACAAATCCTTGTTGTTGGTGCGTGTAAATATTTTCACCTATTACTATAGCGTCATCCACCACAATGCCCAATACCAGGATCAATGCCGCGATTGAATAGGCATTCAATGAAATTCCCAGCATTGGCATCACCCAAAGGGTACCCATGATTGATATCAGAATCCCGCTGCTTACCCACAGCGCGAGATGAAATCGCAAGGTTAATGCCAATATCAGAAAGATCAAACAAAATCCGAATAAAGCCGAATCCATCAGCATTGACATGTTTTGTTTATAGTATTTCGACCAATCATCCCAAGTTGAAATACCGACACCATCAGGCAATCCGGGACGGAATGCTGCAATAACCTCATTAACCGCTTCCACTGTTGTCGTAATCCGGTCTTTTGACATGACGTGTATCGGCATGGCTGTCTTGCCGTCGATCCTCGCTAAAACATCTCTTTCATTGACAGTTTCCCGAATCTGCGCAATATCCCCCAGCAGCAAACGCATACCATTCTGATCGGATCGCAGATTAATCGCAGCATAATCAGCCACGGTCATCGCCTGGCTCTTACTCCTGAGTAATAATTTACCATCCGATTTTTTAAGCTCTCCTGCCGGGATATTATTGGAAGCGCCCTGGATAACTTCAGCGATTTCTTCAAAACTCAATCGATAGCGGCGCAAATCGGATTCCGTAATTTCAATCGAAATTTCATAAGGAATCTCGGGCCAGGGAAATATCCTTCCGATATCCGGATGTTTGCTTAGCATGAGTTGCAATTGATCGCGTTGACGCATCAAAGTATGTGCATCGACTTCCCCATGCACCATGATTATTACTGCATTCATGTCAGCAGCATTTAATTCCTGAATTTTTAGCTTTTCAGCACCTCTCGGAAAAACTGTAATACGATCTATCCTGGCCTGTACATTTGCCTGGAATCGTGCAGCGTCAATCTCCGGATCAAACTCTACGATTACTTCGCATTCACCTTGATCGGCAACCGAGTTGATATATCGAATACCCTCCAAATCATGGATAGCTGCTTCAATCGGAATGCATAATGCTTGTTCCACTTCTGCAGGACTCGCACCTGGATAAACAATTTCTATCTTCAATTGATTCTGAGGTGCGGGAGGAACCGTATATCGTTTAGAAATCGTTAAACCCAGCACACCGCCTGCGATAATGATCAGCATCAGAAAATTGGCGGCAATCGGATTCTTGGCAAACCAGACGATCAATTTCATGGAATAAACTCAGTGGGTACGACTTCCATTCCTTCAACCGGATGATGAAGCCCGGTCGTCAGTACTCGCTCACCTTCATTTAATCCGGCTTTGATGATCACCTGTTCCCGTTGCCGCCTGAATACCTCCACACTGCGGAAGCGCAATCGATTCCCGGAATCAATGATCGCAACACGTTGTTCTTTGTACAATGCATTGGCAGGTATAACGACTAAATCATCAAACCAGCGTCCTTCGATAATTGCTTCTACAAATAAACCCACCGGCAAAATGGGAGTGAGTGATGTTTCTCCGGCAGATTGATTTTTCTTGACTGCCAACCTAAAAGGATCAGTGACTTGTGCAATGATGATGATCATTCCGGTGTCTTGATCAACAACACCTTCGCTGCGTACAATCTTCCCTGTCCAAATTTGCTGTTGCCCTTGATAATTAGCCGTCAATTTCACAATTGCCGGCTGTGCGGATTGTTGGTGCTGAGGCAAGTCAAGGAAATCAATAAAAACCAATTCGTGCGTACTGATAGGCAATCGCACTTCAACGATATCACTGCTATAAATCCTGCCCAATAGGGTGCCATCATCAATATATTGCCCTAACCCGATTTCCTTGCTGCGCACCCGTCCATTGAAAGGCGCTTTTATGTCTGTACGCTGGCGTAACAGACGGGCATTTCTCAGTTCTTCTTGCTCAGCCGCAAGCTTAGCTTTCTTTTCCTTCAGTTGCGGAATCCTCAAGCTCAGCGGATTCGGATCCCCCTGCCCCAGCTGTTGCCACTCGTCATGGGCTTGCTCCGCTTCGGCCTCTTCCCGTGTTAACTGATATTGCGCTTCCATCACTCTGGCTTGCGCTTGGGCCACGCGCAAGTCATATTCCGCCGGATCGACTGCCACCAGCAAATCGCCCTTGCTAAAAAATCCGCCACTGACAAATACCGGTGAAACCTTAATGATATTACCCGAAACACCCGTCACCAGATCTATTTCAGTTTGCGCCATTACGCGACCTTGTGAACGCACGTCCATGCGTAATCGTTGCGGTTTTACCTTAATAAACTGCACCGGTGGCGGTTTAACAATATTTTCCTGCTGGTCGACTTGAGGAGGAAAGCTGACAATAGCAATGGCAATCAATACGCCTGCAAGCGCAAGCAAAAGTGCGATGAATAATTGGCTGCGTGTCTTCATACACCGGTAGTCATAGAATTGCGACGTACGATCACCGTATCATGCCTTTTATACATTTCCACCTAATGCCAAGTATAGATTGATACGGTTGCTCAGTAATTGACGGGTAACCGACAAATGCGCGCTTTGCGCATCGAGCGTGCTGCGGTAGCTGTCAAGCAATGTGAGAATTTGAATCAGGCCATTGCGGTAGGAATAAACCGCCAGTTTTTGGCTCGCTTCGGTTTGCTCGACGGCCTTTCTGAGCGAGATTTCTTGCTCCCGCAACCATTCTTCAGCTGCCAGAGCCTGTTCTACTTCACGAAAAGCATTGAGTGCAGTATTTTTATACAGATTCAAAGCTTCCTCCGCACGTGCTTGATTACGGAAGATCTCACCTTCGATTCGCCCGCCTGTAAACAAGGGTTGCATAAGCCCTGCAAACATGTTCCAAGCTACTGATCTGGGGTCAACCAGTTCAGTTAGATCCGCACTGCGTGTGCCGCCTGCCGCAGTAAGTGTAATGCGTGGCAAGCGCAACTTCCTTGAGCTTGAGGCACGAAAATCGGCTGCTTGCAGACGGCTGAAAGCAGCAGTCACATCGGGTCTGCGTTCCAGTAGTTCGGCGGGCAGTCCCGCTGCAATCACACCCGGCAAAGAAGGCAAAGCAGTTGCTTGCAGCTCGTCTCCTTCCGGATAACGGCCCAGCAAAATTTCCAAACGGCGCGCAGTGGCTTGAATCCGGTTACGAGTTATCTTCAGTTCCGCTTCCGCACTAGCCAGATCAGTCAGTGCCAAACGCAGATCCAATCCGCGCACCAAGCCGCGCTGGAAGCGCCCACGTACCAGATCGGCGATGATGGTACGGTCTTTGATCGATTGCTCGACCACTGCCGCCTGCAGCTTCGCTTCAATCAATTCAAAATAGCTTTGTGCCACTCGCGCTGCCAAGGACAGTCGTGCGCCATAAAAATCGGTATGGGTGGCATCGGCTTCCGACATCGCCGCTTGCTGGAAATCACGTATCCGCCCCCATACATCCACTTCCCAGCTAACACCAAACAATGCTTCAAACACACCAAATCTCGATGAACCAAAACCCGCCTCACGTATCTGCACTTGTTGGTGATCGGCACTAAAGAATATTTGCGGCCAACGCCCAGATCCATCAATCCGGGCCTGCGCAATCGCCGCATCCACTCGTGCCGCAGCCGCCTTCAGTTCATAATTATTGGCCAGAGCGGCTTTAATCAAATCCCGCAGTTGCAAATCTTCAAAAACTTCCACCCATTGTTCAGGGATCGGCTGGCTGATCTCCGGCTGTCCCTCACTCCATTGATGCGGAAGCTTCGCCCCTACTTCGTGCTGGTCTCGCTGGGGTAAAATATTACACCCCGTCAAGATAAGAAATAATGCCAAACGAATAAATACCCCGATCACTTAGATTAATCCAATCTTTAAATAGAAAATATGCTTCTTCATCAGTTTTATTTCTAGTTCGAATAGAATGTACTCGCGAGAACATCCGCAATATCTTTTCGCACTTGATGGGCCTCATTCACAATGTTTCCCAGGCGGGCGAAATCGTGAATCATTCCAGGATAAATTTTGACACGGGTAGAAACACCTGCAGCTTTCATTTTATCAGCATATTCGATTCCTTCGTCCAGCAAAGGATCGAATTCTGCAAGAAGCAGAAATGCCGGAGCAAGATTGCATAAATTATCTGTCTGGAGCGGTGCAAAACGCCAATCAGTTCGATCAGGTTTGTCGCGAAGATAATTCATAAACATCCAT encodes:
- a CDS encoding efflux RND transporter permease subunit gives rise to the protein MKLIVWFAKNPIAANFLMLIIIAGGVLGLTISKRYTVPPAPQNQLKIEIVYPGASPAEVEQALCIPIEAAIHDLEGIRYINSVADQGECEVIVEFDPEIDAARFQANVQARIDRITVFPRGAEKLKIQELNAADMNAVIIMVHGEVDAHTLMRQRDQLQLMLSKHPDIGRIFPWPEIPYEISIEITESDLRRYRLSFEEIAEVIQGASNNIPAGELKKSDGKLLLRSKSQAMTVADYAAINLRSDQNGMRLLLGDIAQIRETVNERDVLARIDGKTAMPIHVMSKDRITTTVEAVNEVIAAFRPGLPDGVGISTWDDWSKYYKQNMSMLMDSALFGFCLIFLILALTLRFHLALWVSSGILISIMGTLWVMPMLGISLNAYSIAALILVLGIVVDDAIVIGENIYTHQQQGFVGLTAAINGTLEVAPLVIIMVLSTMIAFIPGIFLPGLSGHLMYNVSAVVILTLMFSLLEALLILPSHLAAYHNPAAGHAQTDLRTFFNALQRKVDAGLYWLINSLYIPTLEILLRFRYITLSAFAIVLLIAVALVSSGRVQSVMDMPVNDYYIFAVLELVPGTPFEVVNHEMMRLEQIANEIRLELNAELGIDATTPLKDSFQHIVTVINDNAGYVDIEIAIDERIRSRMDSIKQKWQERFGEPAADGTLTIQTFWPRNLGMPATRSASAIELKLIAPDTATQSAASEILKARLSSYAGVHSVTGSMQNGKPELNLRLKPEAALHGLTMRDLGEQVRNGFLGLEVQRFFLDRDEVRVMLRFPSEHRRSREDLNRMPIKLVNGNTVPFFTVAEAEYTPGFVSITRENRERIQRINAEVYKEKVSVEAILADLRTNEIPKLEAQYPGLKIEPGQSRQKQEETMSALWGYGALAILGIYAILAVPLRSYAQPLIIMLAIPFGFIGAVLGHLLLNIPLSLESYVALFAVGGIVINDSLILVAKINEVSQKDTSAYGAVISAGKARFRAVFLMTTTTFAGLLPLINAQSSDAEKIMPMAVTLAFGILFSFLVTLFLIPTACAILKEISYQKLMHKVPG
- a CDS encoding efflux RND transporter periplasmic adaptor subunit, which translates into the protein MKTRSQLFIALLLALAGVLIAIAIVSFPPQVDQQENIVKPPPVQFIKVKPQRLRMDVRSQGRVMAQTEIDLVTGVSGNIIKVSPVFVSGGFFSKGDLLVAVDPAEYDLRVAQAQARVMEAQYQLTREEAEAEQAHDEWQQLGQGDPNPLSLRIPQLKEKKAKLAAEQEELRNARLLRQRTDIKAPFNGRVRSKEIGLGQYIDDGTLLGRIYSSDIVEVRLPISTHELVFIDFLDLPQHQQSAQPAIVKLTANYQGQQQIWTGKIVRSEGVVDQDTGMIIIIAQVTDPFRLAVKKNQSAGETSLTPILPVGLFVEAIIEGRWFDDLVVIPANALYKEQRVAIIDSGNRLRFRSVEVFRRQREQVIIKAGLNEGERVLTTGLHHPVEGMEVVPTEFIP
- a CDS encoding efflux transporter outer membrane subunit gives rise to the protein MIGVFIRLALFLILTGCNILPQRDQHEVGAKLPHQWSEGQPEISQPIPEQWVEVFEDLQLRDLIKAALANNYELKAAAARVDAAIAQARIDGSGRWPQIFFSADHQQVQIREAGFGSSRFGVFEALFGVSWEVDVWGRIRDFQQAAMSEADATHTDFYGARLSLAARVAQSYFELIEAKLQAAVVEQSIKDRTIIADLVRGRFQRGLVRGLDLRLALTDLASAEAELKITRNRIQATARRLEILLGRYPEGDELQATALPSLPGVIAAGLPAELLERRPDVTAAFSRLQAADFRASSSRKLRLPRITLTAAGGTRSADLTELVDPRSVAWNMFAGLMQPLFTGGRIEGEIFRNQARAEEALNLYKNTALNAFREVEQALAAEEWLREQEISLRKAVEQTEASQKLAVYSYRNGLIQILTLLDSYRSTLDAQSAHLSVTRQLLSNRINLYLALGGNV